Genomic window (Notolabrus celidotus isolate fNotCel1 chromosome 15, fNotCel1.pri, whole genome shotgun sequence):
GAAATACTCTGTCATATCATCCAGACCAAAGTAAAATTCATACCTAAGTGTGCCATATATTGTCATCTTATTGATATTTCTCatattaaaacacttttttaatcaATACATTTTGCACAAGACTACCCAATAAGTTGTTGATGCAAAGAAGAGAGCTGACCTCCCcctactcctctctctcttcctcctgtttGTATTTGCAGAGAAATTTTTCCATGTCTGTAAACAGTGCAGCTGTACTTCGGCTGACAGGGCGAGGAGGCGGTCCCATAGCAGGGGCAGCAAGAGGCCGAAGTACCTCAAGAGGTCGAGGTAAGAAATTATCAATGATCATGCCAGACTAATTtataacaaacaataacaaatgaGGATTTAGTTTGGCAGTTTAGTATTTCTATCTATGTAGTTTCAAAAGTCATAGCTGCATAATGTTGAGTTGTCTTTAAGAACAACACCAATTTGGCCAGAGTTTGAGACAAGGGATATAATGAAAGATCTGGACTGCACACCTCTATACAAACAATTAAAGCTGTATCCTGTGTTTGAAGAGTGTTTAGTGTAGTTCAGTGTCGCTGGTTTCTCAGTGTTTCAAATTAACTGAGTTGACTTTAACATTGACGTTCACAGTTCTTCATTTGAAGTACTTGATTACGTTTTTCTGAGTCTCTCACACTGAAAGTCATTTGCAGAGTCATGTCATGTATATAGGGGCTTTTGTTATAATCAAAAAGAACCCTGAGGTAATAATCTGTTGCTAACAGCCATGCAAAATATTGTTTTCAGTAGTTTGACAAACAATGAAGGAATATGAAAGATCACAACAACCATTTACGGGATAATACCTTTCAAATGCAAGGCTGAAAAAGAAATGGGAAACAAGGAGAGCTAGTTCTTGTACATCATCTTGATAAAAAGTAAAGGGAAAGTACGGCATCATGCCTCAACAGATGAATGAAATAGATGATGGTAGCTCagttataaatgtgtgtgagctgtagATAGTGGGTAGTAGGAGTGCAACAATTTGTCGACATAGTCTACAAGAGTCAACAACAATATTTGTCACCGACTAATTTGATAGTCAATGAGTCTTTGTGGAGTTATCGCacatgttttcatgctgtgcACAGACATGAGACTGTTTTCCTTAGTTGAATTGCTGaagagtgagacatcttgcatcCTTACTGTCTTTGCACAGTATAGCACATGCTAAACAGCAACCGGGAAGTGACAGGTAAACTAAACATAGCAACATGGTGGTGGCTGATGCAACACCATCGTGTCGTAAAATTTCTGAAGTCCGAGAGCATTTGCTTCAATGCTGCAAAGAAAGGGCTGCTTGCAAGATGAGTTAACCGAACCTTGCTTTTGATGGGAGCACATCAGCAATGTGTGAGCATTTGAGGAGAAGGCATGGGGACATTTAACTTAGCATTCCAAAGTTAGAGCCATGCTGTGTGAGTTTTACATTTCCAGTCCCTCACCTAAGCCTGTTTAGGTTGTATTATCAACGGCATTGAAACCTGTGATTTCTTTCAGGTCGGGGAAGAGGAGACGGAGGGTTTTACCAAAGAAGTTTTGATGATGTGGAAGGTTTTGGCCGTGGAGGCAGGGAGATGCATCGCTCCCAAAGCTGGGAAGAAAGGTATAGGAGGAATTTAGGTTGCTTTACAGATTTTCAGAATTAGCAATTACTgatctttttgttttgtctttacaCAACATGGGGTTTTCTCACCAGGGGAGACAGAAGGTTTGAAAAGCCAGGTCGAAAAGAACCAGGTTAGTGTTAAATATTGATGCGCAAATAATCAATACATGACATATTTATTGGCAAACGCTCTGACCTATCTACTTGTTGCTCTGTGAACCCTTCAGAGGCTGCTCCCGGACATTTTCAGATGAATCACAGTAAGTGGGTTTTAACACAAATCCAATCATTGAAAAGCTGTCCAGATTTTTCATGTATTGACAGCATGAAGCAAGTTTGCGTATCTGTCTTTACAATAAGTGACATTTAACCTCCAACCCTTACTCTTTGCAGTCCGTGGAAATTATGAAGATGTGGGGACGGTGGGCCTGCCGAGGAAGCATGACTTCATACGTTCAGAGAGTGAGAACTGGCGTTCTCTTCGGGATGAGCAGAATGGTGAGGATGATGATGGGGGCTGGCGCCTGGCGGGTCCTCGACGCGACAGTGATCAATGGTGCCCCCCAAGCCCAGGTGGGCTGTGCACTGCAAACACTAGCAGTACATCCAGCACTATCTTTGATCAATCATTTGTCAATCATTGATAAAGATGTGTACGGTGTCAGGGGGTTTGTACATCCTGTCTCTACAAGCTACTGCATATCAGTGGTTACTTCATTGTAGCACAATCACATTTAAGTGTTTCTATCAAACCTATTTGAATGGAGGGGTATAGTTCAGCTCGACTTTTTGTTCTTCATTCTGGTTTGTTACTTTGAATGAAGGACAAACATACAGAGCTTTTTAACTTCTCATTCTGATTCCCATGCTACAAGAAACATGCTTTCGGTGCACTTAGTTGAGTTGGTGGCCCCAAAATTTGCTGTCCAACTTTGATGAAAATATGTAATTCATGAGACAGCGTTTAATTGAGCTAGTTTTCCACAGATGCGCCTCGGTCAGCAGGGTGGCGGGAACACCCAGATCAGCGGCGCCGTTTCCCATTTGATGCAAGAGAAGACGAGCGGGGCTACAGGAGGCCACGATCGGGCAGTGGCAGCCTGGAGGACGAGAGGGATAGCCTGCCAGAGTGGTGTCTGGAGGACGCCGATGAAGAGGCGGGCACCTTTGACTCATCAGGAGCCTTTCTGTCACTCAAGGTAAGATGAGGCCGAATTATAAAGACTTAAAATTATGTAGTTTATcagttaattaaaaatgttgccTATGTGTGTTACTAAATGGGCACTTCGTCGTGTATGTAGAAATCCTCCAAGGAGCCAATCCTGGAGGAGGCAGAGCTTGACTTCAGACCATTGGAAGAGTGTGAAGAGGGcctggaagaagaggaggacagtCTACCCAAGGAGACCAAAGAAATGGAAACACCGGCCGAGCGAAAAGGTTTGTCATTTAATGGATTTCATTCCTCGTCATGGAACTTGAGGCAGTTATACTTATTTTATAAAGTAGATTTATTTCCTGTAAGTCACCTTTGAATAAAAAGCATCCACCAAATACATGCTGTAAACACAGATTCTTCAAAGTAAGAATGAGTAGGATTAGAAAGAAAACGTAATTTCTCAAGCTTTTTACTTGATCCACAAGGAGTGCATTGTGGTATCTGTAACTGTGTGTCCCTCGGTAATTGTGTGCAGCTATGGTGAAGAAGTAGCAACTAACCACTGACtgggacccccccccccccccccccccccccccccaaaaaatcccacatGGTTCTACAGCAGTGCTCCCATGTTTCTTTTGTTACTATAGAATACATTGCAGAAAAAGAATAAGatgctgttttatttctcaCTCAGTCTTTACTTCACACAAGAACTACTGCTCTCCCCCTTGCTCCAAACTTGAAATGGTGCATCTATGATCACCAAGCATGATGACGGGCACACAGGCATGGATTTGAAGTCAGATAAACTTTGTTCttgaattctgttttttataGGATTTTCTacattgtttgatttttgcCTTTTCTACTTTGTGGTTTGATGGTTGAGTGTACAGAAAGCACCACTGAAACTGATTTAGTCTCTTGCACAGCAACACCTGAGtaacaactttttaaatttagtAACATTCGATCACATTTGTAAAACATTAGCCAattcctgtgttttatttgagttaaggATAGATTTATACAATACATTCTCAAgtgagcactttttttttttacaaaagaaaacaaagatgacaaACAGACATACAACAAGTAAAGAAAACATAACAGTCCATGTGTAGCTGAGAAATTCCTGCCATTTTAATTTAGGAacatcaaagaaaacaacaagacacaaagTACTGGTGATTCAAGTATTCGTATGCAAGATGACTTCCAAATTTAGCTGCAACTTTCAAGTTGGAAGTATTTGTGAAATGAGCTTTGGGCACCACTTGCAATCTGCATGTCAACAGAACTTGTCAGTCACCTAGGGCAAGACCCTGGTTTTTGCAACCCAATGGCATTCTTTTGAATGTTATCTGTCTTTTTAGAGCTGCTTAGAATTTCAGAGGAGGCCCCAGCTGTTGCTGCACCTGTTGCTCCCCAAGTCTCAGAACCCCCGGCTCCTACGCAGTCTCTTTCACCATGTCAGCCCCGCCGAACACAAGCGTCTGAGAGGCCGGCTGAACGGCAGCCACCCCTGGAGCTCCCGCCAGAGCCCTGCAAAGTCCCCCTGCACATCCCCATGTCTAACAGCATGCTCGAGAACCTACCCATGACACACATTTCAACCACACGTACAGGTGGGGCTTGAGTCTTCAATTTCCCTGTCTATCAGAGTTTTTAGCCAGCAGTTTTCTGTGTATACTGTTTATGCACATAGAAATCCTTCTGATACCTACTTTCTCTTTTACTGTACTCTACAGAAGTGTCTGCTCCATCGCCCACTGTCCAGCTACCACAGCCAAAGCCCAGGGAAGTTCCTGTGGCAATGAACAATCCTTTGCCCTTCCCAAGTATACTGGCACCTATTGGCAGGCCCACAGCTGTGCCACATGACACAGATGAAGATGAGGGATTGAAACACTTTGAGCAGGTAAATGAATTAACTTTGGCCATAAAAAATCTTTTAGGGAATGGAGAGTTGCTCTTCAACTGTTTCTCTGCATTTGTTCCCCAGGAGGCAGAAAAAATGGTGGCATACCTACAGGATGGTGTGACAGATGATGACAGACTCACATTAAAGGCTTCAGAGAAGCCCAAACCTGCAGGTCTGCCGCTCACCCATGAGGCTGCTCTCAAGTGGTTTTACAAAGACCCACAAGGGGAAATACAGGGTGAGAGTAGAAGATGTCTCACATGCTATgaactctgattttatttcattttttaactccAGTGTTGTCCCTGAATTTACTCATTCTCTCCATGTGCTCACTCAGGTCCTTTCAGTAACCAGGAGATGGCTGAGTGGTTCCAGGCTGGTTACTTCACCATGTCTCTCTTAGTCAAAAGAGGTTGCGACGAAGTGTTTCAGGCACTTGGAGAGATTATGAAGATATGGGGGAGGGTACCATTCACTCCAGGCCCGGCACCTCCACCtctacaggtgtgtgtttttaaaagtgacctgTGTAATTGCATATGTCCAAAGTTCTGCTTTGTGATTAGTACTAGTCACTGGTTACAAGGCAATTACTAACTCTAACCTCTAGGTGGTGTGCCTGTCCACTCTTTTACCACTAAGATGTTGTCATGTAGAAGTTTTATGAGAGAAAgaaatgcttttgttttgatttgtaatGAAGAGGAATTTTCCAGTGGTAATCACAGCCTCAGTTGTGTATGAAAAAGCCTGTTTCAAAGACCAACTGTTAAAATGCATGGTGTCTGTTCTCTGTAATGCAGGGCGATGGTGATCAAGAGAGGTTgaagaggcagcaggagctcaCTGCTCTCAATCTATACCAGTTACAGCAGCTCCAGTATCAATACCTCCTAAGGTATGTCAGCTAGATCACTCAtacttattttgtgtttaaatgttttaaacacaTCCTAATGCACACACCTGTAAGTGACTTCACTTCCTGAATTTTAGGAGGGAATTAGTTGTAAATGTAATTTCTGCATTACAATCTAAATAAGCCTCTACCACAGAATTTTATAAACAACCATTAAAACACagtaaatcacagtaacatgtctTTCACTGACtccctcttgtgttttttctgaattTGTTCTCCACTCTTCAGGCAGCAGTATGCTCAGGCTCTGGCCCAGCAGAAAGCCGCAGCTCTTAACTCCGCTCCtctacaacagcagcagcaacaccaACAGCAGATCAACCTGCTTCTACAGCAATACCAGGCTCTCAAGATAAGGTCAATAGCAATGACTGCATCACCCTTCTATTAAATACATCTGGACCTGTGCTTTAGTGCTCATACATCAAACATGTAAAGACAGTTTTTTGAAAAAGGTTCCTTTCTTGTATTTTTCAGAGCGTCTGAGAGCCTCCTACCTCCTGTTACCCGGTCCCTGTCTGTACCGGACTCTGGTTCTGTGTGGGAAATGCAGAACCCGTCCTCTCAGGCCTCCTGCACACCAAACCTCCAAAAAGCTGCCCCAAGCAGTACGTTTTCCCCCTTTAATAATCTGCTGAGTTGTTTTCCTTTTGAATTACACGAGCGCCACCTATAAAATATCTCATCATGATATAAAAGGATTTATGCATCATATTGTTTCATGCTCAACAGCATGGGATGGCAGCAGCGTGTGGGACTTACCGATAGACTCCATGGCACAGGCTCCAACCATCGAGCAAATGCAGCAGTTAGAGAAATCAAAGGCTGCAAAGGTAAACCCCACTTCTGCACATATTCTTTTTTGCCTCATGGGGGCTCTAAAAGTCTCAATTTGTCATAAAGTCTtatgtgttaaaaaacaaaacatcatgactgtttttatatGATTGTTTGACAGTTGGAGCTAGAGAGACGTGAGGCAGAAATGAGGGCcaaaagggaggaagaggaaaggaaacgGCTGGAAGAGGTCCTGAGGGCTCGGCAAGAGGAGGAACGTAAACGCTTGCAGGAAGAGGAGCTAGCACGACTAAAGCAGGTGAAGCATCGGAACATCAATCATCTGACAAACATGAAGCTTCTCAGCTGCTGTTTTAAAGTGAGTCTCTTTTGTTTTATGAGATTGAGACTGATCAAGTGTGGTCTATCTTTAGGAGGAGGCATTAAGACGGCAGCGAGAGCTGGAAGAGGCACAGCGcagacaaaaagaggaagaagaaagaatggCACAAGAAGAAGCTCTCCGAAGattagaggagaggaggagggaggaagaggagagaaagaaacggGAGGAGTTCATTCGCCAACAGGTGAGCtaacaaaacatttaatgtaCCTACGCTCCCTTCTGCATTATTTAGAGGTGTCCCTAGATTTTGATGTTTACTGCATCACCAGGAGGAGGAGCACAGGAAGCAGGAGGAACTTGAAGCATTGAGGAGGCGTGAGGAGGAGAAGCGAGCAGAGGAAGAGGCGGTAGCTGCTGCAGCGGCAGCCGCTCTGGCTCAGCAACAAGAGGAGGAGCAAAAGAGGAGAGAGCTGGAGGCCCAAAGAcagcaggagctgcagagacagagacagcagcAACAAGAGGCCCTCAGGAGACttcagcaacaacagcagcagcagcagcttgcaCAGATGAAGGTGAGGGCACACAACATGAGTCTGCAAAAATAGAAAACGTATTTATGCAGACGAAAAAAACACCTTGTCCTTCCTCTTCAGCTTCCATCCTCCTCAAAGTGGGGCCAGCAGTCAACCAACGccataaatcagaatcagaatgcCCTGTCACTGGCTGAGATCCAGAAGCTGGAAGAGGAGCGAGAAAGACAAGCGCGGGAGGAGGTAAAGACAGGGAGCACCGGAAAACCATTTCCAAGACAGCTTGGTGTTACATCAACTGAAATGTTTCAGTGACTCTTGAGTAGTTTCTGTTGACTAATTCCAGTAATGTATTTCTCTTCACCCCCACAGCAGCGACGTCAGCAGCAGGAGCTCTTGaagctacagcagcagcaggccttACAGCAGGCTCAGCAGCCCCAGGCAAAGCTGTCTGGTTGGGGTAGCGTGGCCAAACAGCCAGCTATGACCAAATCTTTGTTGGAGATTCAAAGGGAAGAAGCCCAGCTGATGAAACAGAGgaaagatcagcagcagcagcagccacaacAACACCCTGTCGCCCAACCAGTCCGTGCTCAAACCAGAACTGTACGTGTCCCACATTATACTACCTTTAATGGCTAAAGTCTGTGGATTGAGATCTGACTCTACACCAGACTTAAGAcacacggggggggggggggggcttggTTTAGCTGAAGCCTGGCACACATTTTTTTACAATATTaactaattttgaaaatgtgagaCCGAGCACATGACAGTTAAAAGTTcctgtggtgtgtggtgtgcaaCCAGGCTGCCGACATAGCACACCACACAAAAAGATTCTCTCCACCAGCAACCAGAGTCCTGACTCTCGAATCTGGAAATCTCATGAAATCTTTTGTGGCTAAACGTGActttagagtaaacaaacatggcactAACCATTGCTTAGCTTTCTATTGCAATATTGATTCAGCTCTTCTTGTTAATTTGACTGCGGTATGTTTTATCAAATACGCTTTGCACACACTCGGATGTTGCCACCAATCACCACATTGGTCCTCCATTTCTGACATCCATCCATGGTTGTGCTT
Coding sequences:
- the gigyf2 gene encoding GRB10-interacting GYF protein 2 isoform X3; this translates as MTHTQPSCGKRRERESPERATQLAYKPCAVRTSRELQGRMAETQTLNFGPEWLRALSGGGGGSSGGGGGCAVASPPLSPALPKYKLADYRYGREEMLALYVKDNKIPIDLHDKEFLPILQEEPLPPLALVSFTEEEQRNFSMSVNSAAVLRLTGRGGGPIAGAARGRSTSRGRGRGRGDGGFYQRSFDDVEGFGRGGREMHRSQSWEERGDRRFEKPGRKEPEAAPGHFQMNHIRGNYEDVGTVGLPRKHDFIRSESENWRSLRDEQNDAPRSAGWREHPDQRRRFPFDAREDERGYRRPRSGSGSLEDERDSLPEWCLEDADEEAGTFDSSGAFLSLKKSSKEPILEEAELDFRPLEECEEGLEEEEDSLPKETKEMETPAERKELLRISEEAPAVAAPVAPQVSEPPAPTQSLSPCQPRRTQASERPAERQPPLELPPEPCKVPLHIPMSNSMLENLPMTHISTTRTEVSAPSPTVQLPQPKPREVPVAMNNPLPFPSILAPIGRPTAVPHDTDEDEGLKHFEQEAEKMVAYLQDGVTDDDRLTLKASEKPKPAGLPLTHEAALKWFYKDPQGEIQGPFSNQEMAEWFQAGYFTMSLLVKRGCDEVFQALGEIMKIWGRVPFTPGPAPPPLQGDGDQERLKRQQELTALNLYQLQQLQYQYLLRQQYAQALAQQKAAALNSAPLQQQQQHQQQINLLLQQYQALKIRASESLLPPVTRSLSVPDSGSVWEMQNPSSQASCTPNLQKAAPSTWDGSSVWDLPIDSMAQAPTIEQMQQLEKSKAAKLELERREAEMRAKREEEERKRLEEVLRARQEEERKRLQEEELARLKQEEALRRQRELEEAQRRQKEEEERMAQEEALRRLEERRREEEERKKREEFIRQQEEEHRKQEELEALRRREEEKRAEEEAVAAAAAAALAQQQEEEQKRRELEAQRQQELQRQRQQQQEALRRLQQQQQQQQLAQMKLPSSSKWGQQSTNAINQNQNALSLAEIQKLEEERERQAREEQRRQQQELLKLQQQQALQQAQQPQAKLSGWGSVAKQPAMTKSLLEIQREEAQLMKQRKDQQQQQPQQHPVAQPVRAQTRTPSLSNSVWGSVNTSSCPNWGSDSSSIWGDTQNSNMGFWDEAVKEAVQQPPPPKKGNTQKNNKGNANLSNSVSGRANKKVEEEEKLLKLFQGVSKSQQDTFMQWCEQTLHTLNTANNLDVPTFASFLKEVDSPYEVHDYVRAYLGDTPEAKDFAKQFLERRAKQNANQQKAAPQNQQQALKQQQDSVWGGTGSSSLYQSNHTSGQQQQRFETVTSGKKKKKQKMVRADPSLLGFSVNAASERLNMGEIETLEDF
- the gigyf2 gene encoding GRB10-interacting GYF protein 2 isoform X1: MTHTQPSCGKRRERESPERATQLAYKPCAVRTSRELQGRMAETQTLNFGPEWLRALSGGGGGSSGGGGGCAVASPPLSPALPKYKLADYRYGREEMLALYVKDNKIPIDLHDKEFLPILQEEPLPPLALVSFTEEEQRNFSMSVNSAAVLRLTGRGGGPIAGAARGRSTSRGRGRGRGDGGFYQRSFDDVEGFGRGGREMHRSQSWEERGDRRFEKPGRKEPEAAPGHFQMNHIRGNYEDVGTVGLPRKHDFIRSESENWRSLRDEQNGEDDDGGWRLAGPRRDSDQWCPPSPDAPRSAGWREHPDQRRRFPFDAREDERGYRRPRSGSGSLEDERDSLPEWCLEDADEEAGTFDSSGAFLSLKKSSKEPILEEAELDFRPLEECEEGLEEEEDSLPKETKEMETPAERKELLRISEEAPAVAAPVAPQVSEPPAPTQSLSPCQPRRTQASERPAERQPPLELPPEPCKVPLHIPMSNSMLENLPMTHISTTRTEVSAPSPTVQLPQPKPREVPVAMNNPLPFPSILAPIGRPTAVPHDTDEDEGLKHFEQEAEKMVAYLQDGVTDDDRLTLKASEKPKPAGLPLTHEAALKWFYKDPQGEIQGPFSNQEMAEWFQAGYFTMSLLVKRGCDEVFQALGEIMKIWGRVPFTPGPAPPPLQGDGDQERLKRQQELTALNLYQLQQLQYQYLLRQQYAQALAQQKAAALNSAPLQQQQQHQQQINLLLQQYQALKIRASESLLPPVTRSLSVPDSGSVWEMQNPSSQASCTPNLQKAAPSTWDGSSVWDLPIDSMAQAPTIEQMQQLEKSKAAKLELERREAEMRAKREEEERKRLEEVLRARQEEERKRLQEEELARLKQEEALRRQRELEEAQRRQKEEEERMAQEEALRRLEERRREEEERKKREEFIRQQEEEHRKQEELEALRRREEEKRAEEEAVAAAAAAALAQQQEEEQKRRELEAQRQQELQRQRQQQQEALRRLQQQQQQQQLAQMKLPSSSKWGQQSTNAINQNQNALSLAEIQKLEEERERQAREEQRRQQQELLKLQQQQALQQAQQPQAKLSGWGSVAKQPAMTKSLLEIQREEAQLMKQRKDQQQQQPQQHPVAQPVRAQTRTPSLSNSVWGSVNTSSCPNWGSDSSSIWGDTQNSNMGFWDEAVKEAVQQPPPPKKGNTQKNNKGNANLSNSVSGRANKKVEEEEKLLKLFQGVSKSQQDTFMQWCEQTLHTLNTANNLDVPTFASFLKEVDSPYEVHDYVRAYLGDTPEAKDFAKQFLERRAKQNANQQKAAPQNQQQALKQQQDSVWGGTGSSSLYQSNHTSGQQQQRFETVTSGKKKKKQKMVRADPSLLGFSVNAASERLNMGEIETLEDF
- the gigyf2 gene encoding GRB10-interacting GYF protein 2 isoform X2 is translated as MAETQTLNFGPEWLRALSGGGGGSSGGGGGCAVASPPLSPALPKYKLADYRYGREEMLALYVKDNKIPIDLHDKEFLPILQEEPLPPLALVSFTEEEQRNFSMSVNSAAVLRLTGRGGGPIAGAARGRSTSRGRGRGRGDGGFYQRSFDDVEGFGRGGREMHRSQSWEERGDRRFEKPGRKEPEAAPGHFQMNHIRGNYEDVGTVGLPRKHDFIRSESENWRSLRDEQNGEDDDGGWRLAGPRRDSDQWCPPSPDAPRSAGWREHPDQRRRFPFDAREDERGYRRPRSGSGSLEDERDSLPEWCLEDADEEAGTFDSSGAFLSLKKSSKEPILEEAELDFRPLEECEEGLEEEEDSLPKETKEMETPAERKELLRISEEAPAVAAPVAPQVSEPPAPTQSLSPCQPRRTQASERPAERQPPLELPPEPCKVPLHIPMSNSMLENLPMTHISTTRTEVSAPSPTVQLPQPKPREVPVAMNNPLPFPSILAPIGRPTAVPHDTDEDEGLKHFEQEAEKMVAYLQDGVTDDDRLTLKASEKPKPAGLPLTHEAALKWFYKDPQGEIQGPFSNQEMAEWFQAGYFTMSLLVKRGCDEVFQALGEIMKIWGRVPFTPGPAPPPLQGDGDQERLKRQQELTALNLYQLQQLQYQYLLRQQYAQALAQQKAAALNSAPLQQQQQHQQQINLLLQQYQALKIRASESLLPPVTRSLSVPDSGSVWEMQNPSSQASCTPNLQKAAPSTWDGSSVWDLPIDSMAQAPTIEQMQQLEKSKAAKLELERREAEMRAKREEEERKRLEEVLRARQEEERKRLQEEELARLKQEEALRRQRELEEAQRRQKEEEERMAQEEALRRLEERRREEEERKKREEFIRQQEEEHRKQEELEALRRREEEKRAEEEAVAAAAAAALAQQQEEEQKRRELEAQRQQELQRQRQQQQEALRRLQQQQQQQQLAQMKLPSSSKWGQQSTNAINQNQNALSLAEIQKLEEERERQAREEQRRQQQELLKLQQQQALQQAQQPQAKLSGWGSVAKQPAMTKSLLEIQREEAQLMKQRKDQQQQQPQQHPVAQPVRAQTRTPSLSNSVWGSVNTSSCPNWGSDSSSIWGDTQNSNMGFWDEAVKEAVQQPPPPKKGNTQKNNKGNANLSNSVSGRANKKVEEEEKLLKLFQGVSKSQQDTFMQWCEQTLHTLNTANNLDVPTFASFLKEVDSPYEVHDYVRAYLGDTPEAKDFAKQFLERRAKQNANQQKAAPQNQQQALKQQQDSVWGGTGSSSLYQSNHTSGQQQQRFETVTSGKKKKKQKMVRADPSLLGFSVNAASERLNMGEIETLEDF